The uncultured Hyphomonas sp. genome includes a region encoding these proteins:
- a CDS encoding TonB-dependent receptor, which translates to MTSIKSLLVTASSLAVAASFLPASAQESDEAGANELRQGQVVVTGTRTANRTALETAVPVDVFPVEELTETGRVELNQILSTTVPSFNFNQTAINDGTDIIRPATLRGLSPDQTLVLVNGKRRHSSALVNINGSVGRGSAAVDLNSLPTSAIGNVQVLRDGASAQYGSDAIAGVINVILREADHGGGLNVRYGAHVTDPEGLNRSEVDGQTTTLGGWAGFGLGDNGFLTVSGEYSLRQRTNRAGLDPRQQYPDDPAFEEAERTFNRLNHNYGNGRSENVSVFFNSGYTLDNGVELYAFGGVQDREGESPGFYRRALDSRNVPEIYPGGFLPVIGGDVTDYSLGGGFRGVAGGWDYDVSAVYGSNELDYSVNNSLNASIGPTSQTSFNAGALSFDAVTVNADIVKTFDNLLPGETSLAFGAEYRDESFEIEAGEVASYVQGPLPAAAGSQVFPGFTPESEVDEGRDAASIYGEVEWVPNDQTLISAAVRYEDYSDFGDAVTGKIAGRYDFTDQVAVRGAISTGFRAPSLQQQYFTAISTNFIDGVPFEVGTFPATSPAAVALGGGQLDAEESTSYSLGLVLTPTPDWFVTIDAYQINIDDQIFLTENLGGDDVDDVLAAANVTGVQRVRFFQNGIETESKGVDIVTKYAFDFGNLGTLDASAAFNYSKTEVTHVPDNTVIPSLELFSRSNTLTLEEGAPETKLILAGNYTYQQADFVLRATRFGEVLVPSNTASNDFTLDADWVIDASVNFNVTEKFSVGVGADNLLDEYPTMTPDGLNFNGIFPYSSRSPYGFSGRFVYARASYNW; encoded by the coding sequence ATGACCAGCATTAAGTCATTGCTTGTTACCGCATCTTCGCTTGCCGTTGCAGCGTCGTTTTTGCCAGCTTCCGCTCAAGAGAGCGATGAAGCAGGCGCGAATGAACTTCGTCAGGGTCAGGTTGTCGTAACCGGAACCCGGACAGCCAACCGGACCGCCCTGGAAACTGCCGTCCCGGTCGACGTGTTCCCCGTTGAAGAGCTGACGGAAACCGGCCGCGTGGAACTCAATCAGATCCTCAGCACGACGGTTCCGAGCTTCAACTTCAATCAGACCGCCATCAATGACGGCACCGACATCATCCGCCCGGCAACGCTGCGCGGCCTGTCCCCGGACCAGACCCTTGTTCTGGTGAACGGCAAGCGCCGGCATTCTTCCGCGCTGGTGAACATCAACGGCTCTGTTGGCCGCGGCTCTGCGGCTGTCGACCTCAACTCACTTCCGACCAGCGCCATCGGCAACGTCCAGGTCCTTCGTGACGGCGCGTCCGCACAGTACGGATCCGACGCAATCGCCGGCGTGATCAACGTCATCCTGCGTGAAGCAGACCATGGCGGCGGCCTGAATGTCCGTTACGGCGCGCACGTCACCGATCCTGAAGGCCTGAACCGCAGCGAAGTCGACGGACAGACCACCACGCTCGGTGGCTGGGCTGGTTTCGGCCTCGGCGACAACGGCTTCCTCACCGTCTCGGGTGAATACTCCCTTCGCCAACGCACCAACCGTGCTGGCCTGGACCCACGCCAGCAATACCCTGATGATCCTGCCTTTGAGGAGGCAGAACGCACCTTCAATCGCCTGAACCACAACTATGGTAATGGCCGTTCGGAGAACGTCAGCGTCTTCTTCAACTCCGGCTACACGCTCGACAACGGTGTGGAGCTGTACGCGTTCGGTGGTGTGCAGGACCGCGAAGGCGAAAGCCCCGGCTTCTATCGCCGCGCGCTGGACTCTCGCAACGTTCCGGAAATCTATCCGGGCGGCTTCCTGCCGGTGATCGGCGGCGATGTGACCGACTACTCGCTCGGAGGTGGTTTCCGCGGCGTTGCCGGTGGCTGGGACTATGATGTCAGCGCCGTCTACGGTTCCAACGAGCTTGATTATTCGGTGAACAACTCGCTGAACGCATCGATCGGCCCGACCAGCCAGACCTCCTTTAACGCTGGCGCCCTCTCCTTCGACGCTGTCACCGTAAATGCTGACATCGTGAAGACCTTCGACAATCTGCTGCCGGGCGAGACTTCCCTCGCATTCGGTGCTGAGTATCGCGACGAGAGCTTCGAAATCGAGGCAGGTGAAGTCGCTTCCTACGTCCAGGGCCCGCTCCCGGCCGCTGCCGGTAGCCAGGTTTTCCCGGGCTTCACGCCAGAATCGGAAGTCGACGAAGGGCGTGACGCAGCCAGCATCTATGGCGAAGTCGAGTGGGTGCCGAACGACCAGACGCTTATCTCTGCGGCCGTGCGCTACGAAGACTATTCCGACTTCGGTGATGCTGTGACCGGTAAGATTGCTGGCCGTTATGACTTCACTGACCAGGTTGCTGTCCGCGGTGCCATCTCGACTGGCTTCCGCGCACCGAGCCTGCAACAGCAGTACTTCACGGCAATCTCCACCAACTTCATCGATGGCGTGCCGTTCGAAGTCGGAACGTTCCCGGCGACGTCCCCTGCGGCAGTCGCACTTGGTGGTGGCCAACTGGATGCCGAAGAATCGACCAGCTACTCGCTGGGCCTGGTTCTGACCCCCACTCCGGACTGGTTCGTGACGATCGATGCATATCAAATCAACATCGACGACCAGATTTTCCTGACGGAGAATTTGGGCGGTGATGACGTTGATGATGTGCTCGCCGCAGCGAACGTGACCGGCGTTCAGCGTGTTCGCTTCTTCCAGAACGGGATCGAGACCGAATCCAAGGGCGTCGATATCGTGACGAAGTACGCGTTCGATTTCGGCAATCTGGGTACGCTCGATGCTTCCGCCGCGTTCAACTACTCGAAAACTGAAGTCACCCATGTGCCGGACAACACGGTTATCCCCAGCCTGGAGCTGTTCAGCCGCTCCAATACGCTGACCCTGGAAGAAGGTGCACCGGAAACGAAGCTCATTCTTGCCGGTAACTACACCTACCAGCAGGCAGATTTCGTTCTGCGTGCGACGCGCTTCGGCGAAGTCCTGGTTCCGTCAAACACCGCGTCCAATGACTTTACGCTGGATGCTGACTGGGTGATCGATGCTTCCGTGAACTTCAACGTCACGGAAAAATTCAGCGTCGGTGTCGGTGCAGACAACCTGCTCGACGAATACCCGACGATGACGCCGGATGGCCTGAATTTTAACGGCATCTTCCCGTATTCGAGCCGCAGCCCGTACGGCTTCTCCGGCCGCTTCGTCTACGCCCGCGCCAGCTACAACTGGTAA
- the purL gene encoding phosphoribosylformylglycinamidine synthase subunit PurL: protein MTDTTAILDYLTAVQDEAAGLEHGIKADEWERLVTRLNRKPNLVELGIYSVMWSEHCSYKSSRRHLSKFPTKGDRVIQGPGENAGVIDIGDGQAAIFKMESHNHPSYIEPYQGAATGVGGILRDVFTMGARPIALVNALRFGSPDHPKTRSLVAGVVAGIGGYGNCVGVPTVAGETQFDEGYNGNILVNAMAVGLADQDKIFYARGATPGNPIFYVGSKTGRDGIHGATMASAEFSEGDEEKRPTVQVGDPFTEKLLIEACLELMATDAIQAIQDMGAAGLTSSSVEMADKGGIGVEMDLDKVPQREEGMTAYEIMLSESQERMLMVLKPGKVDVAKAIFDKYDLDAEVIGVTTDTGHLVLKQFGQVVCDIPVAPLADDAPNYDRPWNEPPKRAPLDISKFPEPADYGEVLLKLMSSPDMASKRWVWEQYDRHVMGDTIDSSQSGGDAAIVRVHNTNKALAICSDCNPHYVAADPYEGGKAVVAEAYRNLSAVGATPIAITDNLNFGNPEKPNTMGYIVKAIEGMAEACRELDFPVVSGNVSLYNETDGIAIPPTPVVGGVGLIPDLSKTTTLKGAQPGDMLFVIGETNGALGASLYARVVLGLKGADAGAPPPVALAEEVRTGGFIRSLIERGLVNAVHDVSDGGIACAATEMALASGCGVTFVPDRDPEEPRSEAGLFGEDQGRYLIAATEEQCREWKSEGFLPAVLGKFGGDSVVLRTGLGNDGAEFKVSLKTLRDAHEGWLPAYMNSVD, encoded by the coding sequence ATGACCGATACAACTGCGATCCTCGACTATCTCACCGCCGTGCAGGATGAAGCTGCCGGCCTTGAACATGGCATCAAGGCAGACGAATGGGAGCGGCTCGTCACGCGCCTGAACCGCAAGCCCAATCTCGTCGAACTGGGCATTTATTCGGTGATGTGGTCCGAGCACTGCTCCTACAAATCCTCGCGCCGCCACCTGTCCAAATTCCCGACCAAGGGCGATCGGGTGATCCAGGGGCCTGGCGAGAATGCCGGGGTGATCGACATCGGTGACGGACAGGCCGCCATCTTCAAGATGGAGAGCCACAACCACCCGTCATATATTGAACCCTATCAGGGTGCAGCGACGGGTGTGGGCGGTATCCTGCGGGACGTTTTCACCATGGGCGCTCGTCCGATCGCGCTGGTCAACGCCCTGCGCTTCGGCTCACCCGATCACCCGAAGACCCGTAGCCTTGTCGCAGGTGTCGTTGCGGGCATCGGCGGATACGGCAACTGCGTCGGCGTGCCGACCGTCGCTGGCGAGACACAGTTCGATGAAGGCTACAACGGCAATATCCTTGTGAACGCGATGGCCGTGGGCCTCGCCGATCAGGACAAGATCTTCTACGCGCGCGGGGCAACTCCGGGTAATCCGATCTTCTATGTTGGCTCCAAGACAGGCCGCGACGGCATCCACGGCGCCACCATGGCTTCGGCCGAGTTCTCCGAAGGCGACGAAGAAAAACGCCCCACCGTACAGGTCGGCGATCCGTTCACGGAAAAACTCCTGATCGAAGCCTGCCTCGAACTTATGGCGACTGACGCCATCCAGGCCATTCAGGACATGGGCGCCGCCGGCCTCACCTCCTCCTCCGTCGAAATGGCGGATAAGGGCGGCATCGGTGTCGAAATGGACCTCGACAAGGTGCCTCAACGCGAAGAAGGCATGACCGCTTACGAGATTATGCTATCGGAAAGTCAGGAGCGCATGCTCATGGTCCTGAAGCCCGGCAAAGTGGATGTCGCCAAGGCCATCTTCGACAAGTATGATCTGGATGCCGAAGTGATCGGCGTGACGACCGATACAGGACACCTCGTTCTGAAACAGTTCGGCCAGGTTGTTTGCGACATCCCTGTCGCGCCGCTCGCCGATGATGCCCCGAATTACGACCGCCCATGGAACGAGCCGCCAAAACGGGCGCCGCTCGACATTTCGAAATTCCCGGAGCCCGCAGATTATGGCGAGGTGCTGCTGAAGCTGATGTCGTCTCCGGACATGGCATCCAAACGCTGGGTTTGGGAACAGTACGACCGGCACGTGATGGGCGACACGATCGACAGCTCCCAATCCGGCGGAGATGCTGCCATCGTTCGCGTGCACAACACCAACAAGGCACTCGCAATCTGTTCGGACTGCAACCCGCATTATGTGGCTGCAGACCCTTATGAGGGCGGCAAAGCGGTCGTGGCCGAAGCCTATCGCAACCTGTCCGCTGTTGGCGCCACTCCAATTGCAATCACTGACAATCTCAATTTCGGCAACCCCGAAAAGCCAAACACGATGGGCTACATCGTCAAGGCAATCGAAGGCATGGCAGAAGCTTGCCGCGAACTCGACTTCCCGGTCGTGTCCGGAAACGTATCGCTCTACAACGAGACCGATGGTATCGCTATTCCGCCTACCCCAGTTGTTGGCGGTGTCGGCCTGATCCCGGACTTGTCGAAGACGACGACACTGAAAGGCGCTCAGCCGGGTGACATGCTTTTTGTTATCGGCGAGACAAATGGCGCGCTCGGTGCATCACTCTATGCCCGTGTCGTGCTGGGCCTCAAAGGCGCTGACGCTGGCGCTCCTCCGCCTGTCGCCCTTGCTGAAGAAGTTCGGACCGGCGGGTTCATCCGCAGCCTGATCGAGCGCGGACTCGTCAATGCCGTTCATGATGTCAGCGATGGCGGCATTGCCTGCGCAGCGACAGAGATGGCCTTGGCATCCGGTTGCGGCGTAACGTTCGTACCTGATCGCGATCCGGAAGAGCCGCGCTCTGAAGCGGGGCTGTTCGGTGAGGACCAGGGGCGCTACCTGATTGCAGCAACTGAAGAACAATGCCGCGAGTGGAAGTCGGAAGGATTCCTGCCTGCGGTTCTTGGCAAGTTTGGCGGCGATAGCGTCGTACTGCGCACCGGCCTGGGAAATGACGGCGCTGAGTTCAAGGTTTCCCTCAAGACGCTGCGCGACGCGCATGAGGGCTGGCTGCCTGCCTATATGAATTCGGTAGACTAA
- a CDS encoding porin family protein → MLKYILAATVATGIAGAAAAQDTGLYVEGGYQYLEIEPDGADSGVDTNAIGARLGYQFNSTFSIEGELASGIDDGEFDYNVDEDSFDLDDNNDGDFNDLIAASGDIGLNYLVGLYGKAEVPLTERLDAYARAGYAYIDLDASIQTPGGATLATIEDSEEGPAFGAGLSYDLTENVYLKGDYTYYSFEDTDTNGVMLGVGYKF, encoded by the coding sequence ATGCTGAAGTACATTCTCGCCGCAACGGTTGCCACGGGCATCGCAGGTGCAGCTGCAGCGCAGGATACCGGCCTGTATGTCGAAGGCGGGTATCAATACCTTGAGATCGAACCGGACGGCGCAGATAGTGGCGTCGACACCAATGCCATCGGGGCACGCCTCGGCTACCAATTCAATTCAACCTTCAGCATTGAAGGTGAGCTGGCGTCCGGCATTGACGATGGCGAGTTCGACTACAATGTCGACGAGGACTCGTTCGATCTCGACGATAACAATGACGGCGACTTTAACGACCTGATTGCTGCGTCCGGCGATATCGGCTTGAATTATCTGGTCGGCCTTTATGGTAAGGCAGAAGTTCCGTTGACGGAGCGCCTCGATGCCTATGCGCGTGCCGGTTATGCCTATATCGACCTGGACGCCTCAATTCAGACGCCGGGTGGTGCGACGCTGGCCACGATCGAGGATTCCGAGGAGGGCCCGGCATTCGGTGCAGGCTTGAGCTATGACCTGACTGAAAATGTCTACCTGAAAGGCGACTACACCTACTATTCTTTTGAAGACACCGACACCAACGGTGTGATGCTTGGCGTCGGATACAAATTCTAA
- a CDS encoding BolA family transcriptional regulator produces the protein MGMSREILMEHLTEAFPEAEIILTDLAGDNDHWQAEIVSPQFAGVPRVKQHQLVYAALKGKMGGELHALALKTRAP, from the coding sequence ATGGGCATGTCACGTGAAATTCTGATGGAGCACCTGACGGAAGCTTTTCCTGAAGCGGAAATCATCCTCACGGATCTGGCTGGCGACAATGACCATTGGCAGGCGGAAATCGTCAGCCCTCAATTCGCAGGCGTTCCCCGCGTAAAACAGCACCAGCTCGTTTATGCGGCCCTCAAGGGAAAGATGGGCGGCGAACTCCACGCGCTGGCCCTCAAGACACGCGCA
- a CDS encoding M20/M25/M40 family metallo-hydrolase, protein MKKHVWTAAAGLMAFLVLGLFWYLNTPPQRPEVTVELPQGEYVDAGELLHLTEVLSNDALQGRAIGTPGNEAARGFLRKRFETLRLTRIGESYEHSFTVLPEPGAQDAAPIQGTNLIGVIEGKAPGEGRMLAITAHFDHLGVIDGEIYNGADDNASGAAALVAVAAWFTEYKPEHDILFALVDGEEAGALGSRDLVRSGNIDMDRIALNLNFDMVSRSDVNELYVSGTYHSPGLVPFVEHLATKAHVNLLMGHDRPEQGPDDWTMLSDHVAFFEAGVPFLYFGVEDYEDYHTPTDEYDRIPADFFVRSADTLVMTAIAADKELDTLDLSRLNAPEATGSE, encoded by the coding sequence ATGAAAAAACATGTCTGGACGGCAGCTGCTGGCCTCATGGCATTTCTGGTGCTGGGGCTCTTCTGGTATCTGAATACACCACCGCAGCGTCCTGAAGTCACCGTCGAGCTTCCACAGGGCGAATATGTCGATGCCGGTGAGTTGCTGCATCTTACTGAAGTCCTGTCCAATGATGCCCTGCAAGGACGCGCCATTGGCACCCCGGGAAATGAAGCTGCGCGGGGTTTCCTCAGAAAACGGTTTGAAACCCTGCGCCTCACCCGGATTGGGGAATCTTACGAGCACTCCTTTACGGTTTTGCCGGAACCCGGAGCGCAAGATGCGGCGCCGATTCAAGGTACCAACCTCATTGGCGTGATCGAAGGGAAGGCGCCTGGCGAAGGCAGGATGCTGGCCATCACGGCCCATTTCGATCATCTGGGCGTTATCGATGGTGAGATCTACAACGGCGCCGATGACAATGCTTCCGGCGCGGCCGCGCTGGTGGCTGTGGCGGCCTGGTTCACCGAATACAAACCGGAGCACGATATCCTGTTCGCACTGGTCGATGGGGAAGAGGCAGGTGCGCTCGGATCGCGTGACCTGGTGCGGTCAGGGAATATTGACATGGACCGGATCGCGCTCAATCTGAATTTCGACATGGTCAGCCGGTCCGATGTGAATGAGCTCTATGTTTCCGGTACCTATCACAGCCCCGGCCTTGTTCCTTTTGTTGAACACCTCGCGACCAAAGCGCACGTGAACCTGCTAATGGGACATGACCGTCCGGAGCAGGGGCCTGATGACTGGACGATGCTCTCGGATCATGTGGCATTCTTTGAAGCCGGCGTCCCATTCCTCTATTTTGGTGTGGAGGATTATGAAGACTATCATACGCCAACTGACGAATACGACCGGATTCCCGCGGACTTTTTTGTGCGCTCAGCAGACACTCTGGTCATGACGGCGATTGCCGCTGACAAGGAACTCGACACACTCGACCTGTCGCGCCTGAATGCACCTGAGGCGACAGGATCAGAGTAG